From a region of the Maridesulfovibrio ferrireducens genome:
- a CDS encoding cytochrome c3 family protein produces MKKTLLICMVTAALVCAFALPTLYAVDAPGDMVLKAPAGAKMTKQPVNFSHKGHAALDCKKCHHTWDGAAAVKKCSTEGCHVDTSKKGKKKPESFYSAFHAKSAQSCVGCHKALKKAKAKTGPTKCSACHPKK; encoded by the coding sequence ATGAAAAAGACCTTATTGATTTGTATGGTTACAGCTGCATTGGTATGTGCTTTCGCACTTCCAACTTTGTACGCTGTAGACGCTCCCGGCGACATGGTTTTGAAAGCACCTGCTGGTGCTAAGATGACCAAACAGCCTGTTAATTTTTCTCACAAAGGGCATGCTGCTCTTGACTGTAAAAAATGCCATCACACATGGGACGGCGCTGCTGCAGTAAAGAAATGTTCTACTGAAGGTTGTCATGTTGACACAAGTAAGAAAGGCAAGAAAAAGCCTGAGTCCTTCTACTCTGCTTTCCATGCTAAGTCTGCACAGAGCTGTGTAGGTTGTCATAAAGCTTTGAAGAAAGCTAAAGCTAAGACTGGACCTACTAAGTGTAGCGCTTGTCATCCTAAGAAGTAA
- the hemL gene encoding glutamate-1-semialdehyde 2,1-aminomutase — MASSSDLFKHAQEVLPGGVNSPVRACKSVGCEPLFIEKADGSRMWSVDGQELIDYVMSWGPMILGHGYQAIKDAAHKAVDMGASFGAPCPDEITLAEEIIKMIPSIDMVRMVNSGTEATMSALRLARGVTGRDKVLKFEGCYHGHSDCFLASAGSGLATFCIPGTPGVPEGTVKDTLLAPYNDLAAVKAVFEKEGKNIAAIIVEPVAGNMGLVLPAEGFLQGLRDICDEYGALLIFDEVITGFRVASGGVQKRFGIEADLTTLGKIIGGGFPVGAYGGKRKYMSRISPCGDVYQAGTLSGNPVAMAAGIATLRTLQKQDYDALEARTLKLAQDLKAALEANGFSIHLNHIASIFTLFFTDKPVTDFESAKNGNADVYSAFYRHMRANGFNLAPSSFECTFTSFAHSEADYEATLEAVKSFKG, encoded by the coding sequence ATGGCTTCATCTTCTGATCTTTTTAAACATGCGCAGGAAGTTCTTCCCGGCGGTGTTAACAGCCCTGTAAGAGCTTGCAAAAGCGTCGGCTGTGAACCTCTTTTTATAGAAAAAGCTGACGGCAGCCGCATGTGGTCTGTCGACGGACAGGAACTCATCGACTATGTAATGAGTTGGGGGCCGATGATACTCGGTCACGGTTATCAGGCAATTAAAGATGCCGCTCATAAGGCCGTAGACATGGGCGCAAGTTTCGGCGCTCCCTGTCCCGATGAAATTACTCTCGCAGAAGAAATCATCAAAATGATCCCTTCTATCGACATGGTTCGTATGGTTAACTCCGGCACCGAAGCAACCATGAGTGCTCTTCGCCTCGCACGCGGTGTGACCGGCAGAGATAAAGTACTCAAGTTCGAAGGTTGTTACCATGGTCACAGTGATTGTTTTCTCGCCAGCGCCGGCTCCGGTCTGGCAACTTTCTGCATTCCCGGAACTCCCGGTGTTCCCGAAGGCACAGTAAAAGATACTTTGCTTGCTCCTTATAACGATCTTGCAGCAGTTAAAGCTGTCTTTGAAAAAGAAGGCAAAAACATTGCAGCCATTATCGTTGAGCCTGTAGCCGGTAACATGGGTCTCGTTTTGCCTGCTGAAGGATTTCTTCAGGGACTTCGCGATATCTGTGACGAATACGGCGCACTTTTGATTTTCGATGAAGTTATCACCGGATTCAGAGTCGCTTCCGGCGGTGTGCAGAAACGTTTCGGAATCGAAGCTGATCTCACCACCTTAGGTAAGATCATCGGCGGCGGTTTCCCTGTAGGAGCATACGGAGGCAAGCGTAAGTACATGAGCCGCATTTCCCCTTGCGGTGATGTTTATCAGGCTGGAACCCTTTCCGGTAATCCTGTTGCTATGGCAGCCGGAATCGCAACTCTCCGCACATTGCAGAAGCAGGATTATGATGCTCTTGAAGCTCGTACTCTTAAGCTTGCTCAGGACCTTAAAGCCGCGCTTGAAGCTAATGGTTTCAGCATTCATTTGAATCACATTGCTTCAATCTTTACCCTGTTCTTCACAGACAAGCCGGTAACAGATTTTGAGTCCGCAAAAAACGGTAACGCAGATGTTTATTCCGCATTTTACCGCCACATGCGCGCAAATGGGTTCAACCTCGCACCATCAAGTTTTGAATGTACATTCACTTCTTTCGCTCACAGCGAAGCAGATTACGAAGCTACTTTAGAAGCTGTTAAAAGCTTTAAAGGTTAG
- a CDS encoding cobalt-precorrin 5A hydrolase has protein sequence MNSQKTAIYALTAKGADLARSIALDTGAVSYVLERYAEDRDISFTQFLPLIAETFSLYDSHIFIAASGIVVRAIAPHLKSKDIDPAVVVLDQKGQFAISLVSGHLGGANELTRMIAEMIGATAVITTATDCSGVPSIDMIAYDNELEIGDIGLIKHVNAALLDGEKVGVYDPESFLDIEGLSDYFYRVEDAVDLIELRCGVCVDWRVHDLPESVLKIYPQCLRLGVGCRRGVPAVEIRGLIVAVLADHGVAGQSIASMGTIDAKNDEEGMLEFAERMGLEINFFSADELDKIEGTTPSGLVMKHMGVGSVCEAAAMKQAGGQDLIIPKNKSARVTMALAKDFRVKDI, from the coding sequence ATGAATAGCCAGAAAACAGCCATATACGCCCTCACCGCCAAAGGTGCGGATCTTGCGCGCTCCATTGCGCTTGATACAGGAGCGGTTTCCTATGTCCTTGAGCGCTATGCAGAGGACCGGGATATTTCTTTTACTCAATTTCTCCCGCTCATTGCGGAAACTTTTTCTCTTTATGATTCACATATTTTTATTGCCGCATCCGGCATTGTTGTTCGTGCCATTGCACCGCATTTGAAATCTAAAGATATTGATCCAGCGGTGGTGGTGCTTGATCAGAAAGGGCAGTTTGCTATTTCGCTTGTATCGGGACATTTGGGCGGGGCTAATGAACTTACGCGTATGATTGCGGAAATGATCGGAGCTACCGCTGTGATTACTACTGCCACCGATTGTTCCGGAGTTCCTTCAATAGATATGATTGCTTATGATAATGAACTGGAGATCGGTGATATCGGTTTAATTAAGCATGTTAATGCCGCCCTGCTGGATGGCGAGAAGGTCGGAGTCTACGATCCTGAGTCTTTTCTGGACATAGAGGGTTTGAGTGATTATTTTTATAGAGTTGAGGACGCTGTTGATTTAATTGAGCTGCGTTGCGGGGTTTGTGTTGACTGGCGGGTTCACGATTTGCCGGAAAGTGTTTTGAAAATTTATCCGCAATGTTTACGGCTCGGGGTTGGATGCCGCAGAGGTGTTCCGGCTGTGGAAATCCGTGGGCTTATTGTGGCAGTTTTGGCTGATCATGGAGTTGCCGGGCAATCTATTGCTTCTATGGGTACTATTGATGCTAAAAATGATGAAGAGGGAATGCTCGAATTTGCGGAGCGCATGGGACTTGAGATTAATTTTTTCAGTGCGGATGAATTAGATAAAATTGAAGGAACCACTCCTTCGGGACTGGTCATGAAACATATGGGAGTTGGCAGCGTATGCGAAGCGGCAGCAATGAAACAGGCCGGGGGGCAGGACTTGATAATTCCGAAGAACAAAAGTGCTCGGGTGACAATGGCTCTGGCGAAGGATTTTCGGGTAAAGGATATTTGA
- the cobJ gene encoding precorrin-3B C(17)-methyltransferase produces MRSGSNETGRGAGLDNSEEQKCSGDNGSGEGFSGKGYLKIVGLGPGDECLMAPQALEAIHQADVVVGYTGYIKLIAPNLLEGKEVLSTGMMAEVERCRRAVDEALSGKKVVMVCSGDPGIYAMAGLVMELLEVRDLFRDICFEVVPGIPAFVAAAALLGAPLMHDFASVSLSDLLTPWDKIEKRLKCAADADFVIAIYNPRSKKRAGHLNDAIRIIKTFRSGTTPVGIVNKAYREGQRVQLVTLDTVNEQDVDMQTVLIIGNSSTRAVSGKMLTPRGYAGKYDI; encoded by the coding sequence ATGCGAAGCGGCAGCAATGAAACAGGCCGGGGGGCAGGACTTGATAATTCCGAAGAACAAAAGTGCTCGGGTGACAATGGCTCTGGCGAAGGATTTTCGGGTAAAGGATATTTGAAAATTGTGGGTCTCGGGCCGGGTGATGAATGTTTAATGGCTCCGCAGGCACTGGAAGCTATCCATCAGGCTGACGTTGTGGTAGGGTACACTGGCTATATAAAGTTGATTGCTCCGAATTTGCTTGAGGGCAAAGAGGTTTTATCCACCGGTATGATGGCAGAAGTTGAACGCTGCCGCAGGGCTGTGGATGAAGCTTTATCCGGCAAAAAGGTTGTGATGGTCTGTAGCGGGGATCCCGGTATCTATGCCATGGCCGGCCTTGTTATGGAGCTACTTGAAGTTCGCGATCTTTTCAGAGATATTTGTTTTGAGGTCGTTCCGGGGATACCTGCTTTTGTTGCGGCGGCGGCCTTACTCGGAGCTCCGTTGATGCACGATTTTGCTTCGGTCAGTTTAAGTGATCTGCTTACCCCTTGGGATAAGATTGAAAAAAGACTTAAATGCGCCGCTGATGCTGACTTTGTTATCGCAATTTATAATCCCCGCTCTAAGAAAAGGGCCGGGCATTTGAATGATGCTATAAGAATTATAAAGACATTTCGGTCTGGAACAACTCCTGTGGGAATTGTGAACAAGGCTTACAGGGAAGGTCAAAGGGTTCAGTTAGTGACTCTTGATACGGTAAATGAGCAAGATGTTGATATGCAAACTGTCCTGATTATTGGTAATTCTTCTACCAGAGCTGTCTCGGGGAAAATGTTAACCCCGCGTGGTTATGCTGGAAAGTATGACATATGA